One genomic region from Lycorma delicatula isolate Av1 chromosome 1, ASM4794821v1, whole genome shotgun sequence encodes:
- the LOC142319378 gene encoding uncharacterized protein LOC142319378, with protein MPFDRDFSNIIDVSLYQNTHGRSYCNICKCELTLGVNSNDFVNNLNVHANGKKHQRLKRLQSYNNDCSSYLDNKLTTDKTENNVKIDSFDWEKGFDHDKLKDHGILINKNNNSIYCYFCRKSLPQLSCNVNANKYNIKTHITGKKHIQLKLSNICETSSSITSKLDDDLFNSNSTSKTFSTKIVNIPSNSHSFEWEKDFDCNKLKDYGIVINQNNNTVYCYFCNSFLPQLSDDVNSNIYNIKTHVISKKHIQLQSCKELTKTSDITSKLVDDRFNSNSDSTSKNSSINEIVNITSVPSFYDNQLVGSKENKKKDERTDFILKKLDKNLLFNRDYLTCISKFECKCSLCDCNIELDDDNNYVLLDHLYSNKHLTKLKCIQPKHYFISVTSRQNSSYVKNSTSNLTITTSDNQSSDTKNFKGRDKNIDFIFRNTDERIIFNRNYITYVSTSLYKCTLCSCVIRLHNHNNKFLLDHFYGNKHIKKLRNVSLSYASLMCDSKRDKKDANLQNKLKILSNVYIDEMKNIISNKHKNTNNRVDIKSDCVDETDKNMLFISNLFSYFIPWNLQPVKQYISYNSDDDFFCSVCHDYCLTEGLLKKNINCVNFSKILVEHCNTDLHTMSMCYQLNYIDASDSDCSDYDFLIKLLNEIPDSIDYFNINDFIMVYNNIDINVCKIKCKACSTFYTVDKETPIFNNNILFKHIISNYHKKNSIRFNDCDKVKNNLFLVDKNKKLLKKENYLTKDVLSLILDEFEDDKTYLISYKSKLNQIVCKICLCKIYLSSEVKKAKINIIEHLNGKIHKKLKEYEKINQSGLVFKGNGDLMKQFLQKKCEYHGQMFCDVCVVSFERKDNSMHFKSETHIRNCYKKGNIFIYLCKRFSLRNKEIRLKNVTKTTCYRVPKTINAMIETIFKEFPSNLFKHRSYIIVNNHDFHYVLCRICYCEFKIINYNNLKNNIYFHISSRQHNLNLDETKE; from the coding sequence ATGCCATTTGATAGAGATTTTAGCAATATTATTGATGTATCATTATATCAAAACACACATGGAAGAAGTTATTGTAATATATGTAAATGTGAATTGACATTAGGTGTAAATtcaaatgattttgttaataatttaaatgtacatgCTAATGGTAAAAAACATCAACGTTTGAAAAGACTTCAGTCATACAATAATGATTGTTCTTCATATcttgataataaattaacaacagataaaactgaaaataatgtaaaaatagattCATTTGACTGGGAGAAAGGTTTTGATCATGATAAATTAAAAGAtcatggaattttaattaataagaataataatagtatatattgttatttctgtagAAAATCTTTACCCCAATTATCATGTAATGTTAatgctaataaatataatattaaaacacatattacaggtaaaaaacatattcagttaaaattatcTAACATTTGTGAAACTAGTAGTAGCATTACTAGTAAACTTGATGATGATCTTTTTAACAGTAACAGTACATCTAAAACTTTTAGTACTAAGATTGTAAATATTCCTTCAAATTCTCATTCATTTGAATGGGAAAAagattttgattgcaataaattaaaagattatggaATTGttattaatcagaataataatactgtatattgttatttctgtaatagttttttacCACAATTATCTGATGatgttaattctaatatatataatattaaaacacatgTTATTAGTAAAAAGCATATTCAATTACAATCATGTAAGGAGCTTACTAAAACGAGTGATATTACTAGCAAACTTGTTGATGATCGCTTTAACAGTAACAGTGACAGTACATCTAAGAATTCTAGtattaatgaaattgttaatattacttCAGTTCCTTCTTTTTATGATAATCAGTTAGTAGGtagtaaagaaaataagaagaaggatgaaagaactgatttcatattaaaaaaattggataaaaatcttttatttaatagagATTATTTAACTTGTATAAGCAAATTTGAATGTAAATGTTCATTATGTGACTGCAATATTGAGTTAGATGACGATAATAATTACGTTTTGTTAGACcatttatatagtaataaacatttaacgaaattaaaatgtattcaaccaaaacattatttcatatcaGTGACTAGTAGACAGAATTCtagttatgttaaaaatagtaCTTCAAATCTCACTATTACAACTTCTGATAATCAGTCATCagatactaaaaattttaagggacgtgataaaaatattgattttatattcagaaacactgatgaaagaattatatttaatagaaattatataacttatGTAAGCACTTCATTATATAAATGTACTTTATGTAGCTGTGTTATTAGATTACataatcacaataataaatttctcttagatcatttttatggtaataaacatataaaaaaattacgtaatgtcAGTCTCAGTTATGCTTCTCTTATGTGTGACAGCAAACGTGATAAAAAAGAtgctaatttacaaaataaattaaaaatattaagtaatgttTATATAGATGAGATGAAAAACATTATaagtaacaaacataaaaataccaATAATAGAGTAGATATAAAGTCAGATTGTGTTgatgaaactgataaaaatatgttattcataagtaatttgttttcatattttattccatGGAATTTACAACCagttaaacaatatatttcatataattcagacgatgattttttttgttctgtttgtcATGATTACTGTTTGACTGAgggtttgcttaaaaaaaatattaactgtgtaaattttagtaaaatattagtcGAGCATTGTAATACAGATTTACACACAATGAGTATGTGTTACCAGTTAAATTATATAGATGCATCTGATAGTGATTGTAGTGATTatgattttctgataaaattattaaacgagATACCAGATAGTatcgattattttaatattaatgattttattatggtgtataataatattgatattaatgtatgtaaaattaaatgtaaggcTTGTTCAACATTTTATACAGTAGATAAAGAAAcaccaatttttaataataatattctatttaaacatattatatcaaattatcataaaaaaaattcaattagatTTAATGATTGTGATAAAGTAAAGAATAATCTATTTTTAgtcgataaaaataagaaattactgaagaaagaaaactatttaaCTAAAGATGTACTCAGTTTAATTTTAGATGAATTTGAAGatgataaaacatatttaattagttataaaagtaaattgaatCAGATAGTTTGTAAAATTTGCCTTTGCAAAATTTACTTATCAAGTGAagtaaaaaaggcaaaaattaatattattgaacatCTGAATgggaaaattcataaaaagttaaaagaatatgaaaaaataaatcagtctGGTCTTGTTTTTAAGGGAAATGGTGATTTAATGAagcagtttttgcaaaaaaagtgTGAATATCATGGTCAGATGTTTTGTGATGTGTGTGTAGTATCATTTGAACGGAAAGATAACAGCATGCATTTTAAATCTGAGACACATATAAGAAATTGTTATAAgaagggaaatatttttatttacctttgtaAAAGATTTTCTCTTAGAAATAAGGAAATccgattaaaaaatgttactaaaactACATGTTACAGAGTACCAAAAACTATAAATGCAATgatagaaacaattttcaaagaatttccttctaatttatttaaacatcgctcatatattatagtaaataatcacgattttcattatgttttatgtaGGATTTGTTATTGCgagtttaaaatcataaattataataatttgaaaaataatatatattttcatataagttCACGCcagcataatttaaatttagatgaaacaaaagaatag
- the LOC142319385 gene encoding uncharacterized protein LOC142319385: MDYRRLKKAVKNNNINQVRRLLNYGCRVTKLKNIDWLCFNVIDEVSSIEILRLILENLESGCINNYGIQYKFTLITRAIFQCKSIEIVKEILSNGGDINCVDGFDMTPFIQVVRHNGSNVDYAEQLILMGADINKFTPKYHFTPMHFCKKVEMFNLLVKYNAEINTRNVFGRTPLMSALQCDTDIELIYGLINKGADIHETDVNGNGTLHYSNSAEFVGVLIHHGVSVNCINNKGQTPLLLAVISYKDSEFIEILLKNGADPNRLDFELNSPLFAARSPEIINLLIQNGGKVLIKSEINSVPLNKIIEVMNTSLPENLSHIIKLTLLIDQCEVYENLPDSNFYTDFAEKCKNELIEMKTVKIIDEINLHNLCIFTITKFRLCFDRLASECLKNLSNIENLIKLRFPIYSDVILLKFEEIKVEKHKRDLIKKLDGVIIVSNSDFYLDNKECNTCGINDLNMSTELCEISEGIELHYDCLYVVASYLNYKQISDLFIASL; this comes from the coding sequence ATGGATTACAGACGACTTAAAAAGgctgttaaaaataacaacataaatcAAGTGCGCAGATTATTAAACTATGGTTGTAgagtaacaaagttaaaaaatattgattggttatgttttaatgtaattgatGAAGTAAGTAGTATTGAGATATTGAGGttgattttagaaaatctagagaGTGGCTGCATAAATAATTATGGAATTcagtataaatttactttaattacacGAGCTATTTTCCAGTGTAAATCCATTGAAatagtgaaagaaattttatcaaatgGAGGTGATATTAATTGTGTTGATGGATTTGATATGACACCGTTTATTCAAGTGGTACGTCATAATGGTTCCAATGTAGATTATGCTGAACAGCTTATACTAATGGGagctgatattaataaatttactccaAAATATCACTTCACTCCAATGCATTTTTGTAAGAAagtagaaatgtttaatttattagtaaaatataatgctgaaataaatacaagaaatgtATTTGGTAGAACACCATTAATGAGTGCATTACAGTGTGATACagatattgaattaatttatggACTTATAAATAAAGGTGCTGATATACATGAAACAGATGTAAATGGAAATGGAACACTACATTATTCTAATAGTGCTGAATTTGTTGGTGTCTTGATTCATCACGGTGTCtctgttaattgtataaataataaggGTCAGACACCGTTACTATTAGCTGTCATCAGTTACAAAGACAGTGAGTTcattgaaatacttttaaaaaatggtgCTGATCCAAATCGCTTAGACTTTGAATTAAATAGTCCTCTGTTTGCTGCTCGTAGTCCTGAAATTATTAACTTGCTTATTCAGAATGgcggaaaagttttaattaaaagtgaaattaattcagtaccattaaataaaattattgaagtgaTGAATACTTCTCTTCCTGAAAATCTTAGTCATATTATAAAACTTACTCTACTTATTGATCAGTGTGAAGTGTATGAAAATTTACCTGATTCCAATTTTTATACAGACTTTGCTGAAAagtgtaaaaatgaattaattgaaatgaaaacagtaaagattatagatgaaattaatttacataatttatgtatttttacaataacaaagTTTCGTCTGTGTTTTGATAGATTAGCcagtgaatgtttaaaaaatcttagtaACATTGAAAATCTCATTAAACTGCGATTTCCCATATATTCTGATGTAATACTTTTGAAATTTGAGgaaattaaagttgaaaaacataagcgagatttaattaaaaagttagatGGGGTAATTATTGTAAGTAATTCTGATTTTTATCTTGATAACAAAGAATGTAACACTTGTGGTATTAATGATCTAAATATGTCTACAGAATTGTGCGAAATATCAGAAGGTATTGAACTTCATTATGATTGCCTTTATGTAGTAgctagttatttaaattataaacaaatctcTGATCTTTTTATTGCTTCGTTATAA